From a region of the Rhodococcus sp. 4CII genome:
- the argH gene encoding argininosuccinate lyase encodes MSAHGTNEGAPRQGATVTGALWGGRFESGPAAAMAALSKSTHFDWVLAPYDVRASQAHARVLHKAGLLGDDDLATMLDGLGRLAADVASGDFVPSESDEDVHGALERGLIDRVGPEVGGRLRAGRSRNDQVATLFRMWLRDAVRRVAEGVLDVVDALATQAAAHPSAVMPGKTHLQAAQPVLLAHHLLAHTHPLLRDVQRLRDFDVRAAVSPYGSGALAGSSLGLDPEAIAAELAFDSSAENSIDATSSRDFAAEAAFVLAMIGVDLSRMAEEVILWSTPEFGYITLADAWSTGSSIMPQKKNPDVSELTRGKAGRLIGNLTGLLATLKAQPLAYNRDLQEDKEPVFDSVAQLELLLPAITGLVSTLEFHTDRMAELAPAGFTLATDIAEWLVRQGVPFRVAHEAAGACVRVAEARGAGLEDLTDEELAGVDAALTPDVREVLTVEGSIASRNARGGTAGVRVAEQLGGVRRLSESLREWCR; translated from the coding sequence ATGAGTGCTCACGGCACCAACGAAGGAGCGCCCCGTCAGGGTGCGACCGTGACCGGCGCACTGTGGGGCGGCCGGTTCGAGTCCGGACCGGCCGCCGCCATGGCGGCGCTGAGCAAGTCCACCCATTTCGACTGGGTGCTGGCGCCCTACGACGTGCGCGCGTCCCAGGCGCACGCCCGGGTGCTGCACAAGGCCGGCCTGCTCGGTGACGACGATCTGGCGACGATGCTCGACGGTCTCGGCCGACTCGCGGCCGACGTCGCGAGCGGTGACTTCGTCCCGAGCGAATCCGACGAGGACGTGCACGGGGCACTCGAGCGTGGCCTGATCGACCGGGTCGGTCCGGAGGTCGGCGGTCGCCTGCGCGCCGGGCGGTCGCGCAACGATCAGGTGGCGACGCTGTTCCGGATGTGGTTGCGGGACGCGGTCCGCCGGGTTGCGGAGGGCGTTCTCGACGTCGTCGACGCTCTCGCGACGCAGGCGGCGGCGCACCCGTCGGCGGTGATGCCGGGCAAGACGCACCTGCAGGCGGCGCAGCCGGTTCTGCTTGCGCACCATCTGCTGGCGCACACGCACCCGTTGCTTCGTGACGTCCAGCGGTTGCGGGACTTCGACGTGCGAGCGGCCGTGTCGCCGTACGGTTCCGGCGCGCTGGCCGGCTCGTCCCTGGGGCTCGATCCCGAGGCCATCGCCGCGGAACTCGCATTCGATTCTTCCGCCGAGAACTCCATCGACGCCACGTCGTCCCGGGATTTCGCGGCCGAGGCGGCGTTCGTCCTCGCGATGATCGGCGTCGACCTGTCGCGGATGGCCGAGGAGGTCATCCTGTGGAGCACCCCGGAATTCGGATACATCACGCTCGCCGACGCCTGGTCTACCGGCTCGTCGATCATGCCGCAGAAGAAGAACCCCGACGTGTCCGAACTCACCCGCGGCAAGGCGGGTCGGCTGATCGGCAACCTGACCGGCCTGCTGGCGACCCTGAAGGCGCAACCGCTCGCGTACAACCGGGATCTGCAGGAGGACAAGGAGCCGGTCTTCGATTCGGTGGCGCAGCTCGAGTTGCTGCTCCCGGCGATCACCGGGCTGGTCTCCACCCTCGAATTCCACACGGACCGAATGGCGGAACTGGCGCCGGCAGGGTTCACGCTGGCCACCGACATCGCCGAGTGGCTCGTGCGGCAGGGCGTCCCGTTCCGGGTCGCGCACGAGGCGGCGGGGGCGTGCGTCCGCGTCGCCGAGGCCCGGGGCGCCGGACTCGAAGACCTCACCGATGAGGAACTCGCCGGCGTCGACGCGGCGCTCACTCCGGACGTGCGCGAGGTGCTCACCGTCGAGGGCTCGATCGCCTCGCGTAACGCCCGCGGCGGTACGGCCGGTGTCCGTGTTGCCGAACAGTTGGGCGGGGTCCGCCGGCTGTCGGAGTCGCTGCGCGAATGGTGTCGATGA
- a CDS encoding acyl-CoA synthetase encodes MGLNTETVMGPIRRVVATAQNGLEVVRLGGLETDLTTSPFEVVERAPMYRLRRYFPDTDPADAGPPIVLIPPMMMSADVYDVTRDQGAVGILRGMGIDPWVVDFGSPDSEEGGWDRTLADHIIAISEIIDHVRAHTGRDVYLSGYSQGGMFAYQAAAYRRSRDIAGLVTFGSPVDTLAGLPFGIPAGFATDAAGFLADHVFNRLAVSGWMARTGFQLLDPVKTLKSRLDFLRQLHDREALLPREQQRRFLATDGWVAWSGPAVAELLTQFIVHNRMMTGGFVIKDQVVSLAELTCPILAFVGEVDDIGQPLAVRGIRRAAPRANVYESTLRAGHFGLVVGSSAATHTWPTTGKWVLWNEGLGARPADIDLMRYDEHFGSESGVSISDRIIHTVASVAEVGVGVGKGISDFASGALRGTVELSGEATRALPRLARLGQIQPHTQISLSRLLAEQRRKAPGGECFLFDNRVHTYEAVNQRIDNVVRGLIQAGVRPAAHVGVMMQTRPSALAAIVALSRLGAVAVLLPPGREVHTALRIDGVERVVTDPENLDAAIATGMQVLVLGGGAQRDLDVPASADVVDLEKIDPETVTLPGWYRPDPGLARELAFIICSESNGHWETKQITNYRWALSAFGTASAADLDRGDTVYCLAPLHHSSSLLAAIGGAVAGGSRIALSRGLDPERFAEEVHRYGVTVVSYTWTMMREILDADNLALDGSHPVRLFIGSGMPQGLWRRTTERFAPAKVLEFYASTEGDVVLANVAGAKVGSKGRPLPGSAEVRLAAYDPIAGRLLEDQQGFIRECLDGEVGLLLGRAGVHAEMSGGAMRGIFAAGDAWIPTENLFRRDADGDYWLVDHRKTVIATPRGPVFTQPIVDALGAVDRVDLAVAYGVDVGGRTLAVAAFTVREGRPPRLTEIAQAFDELPLALRPDLVQVVADIPLGSSYRPNAEALSAAGLPKPGTRVWYLDPGSQQYKRLTKAVAAEFQDGSAGVPAGAR; translated from the coding sequence GTGGGATTGAATACCGAAACGGTGATGGGCCCGATCCGTCGCGTGGTGGCGACGGCGCAGAACGGGTTGGAGGTGGTCCGTCTCGGGGGGCTCGAGACAGACCTCACCACATCGCCGTTCGAGGTGGTCGAACGTGCGCCGATGTATCGGCTGCGGCGGTATTTCCCCGACACGGACCCTGCCGACGCCGGACCTCCGATCGTTCTGATTCCGCCGATGATGATGTCGGCCGACGTGTACGACGTGACGCGGGATCAGGGGGCGGTCGGCATCCTCCGCGGAATGGGGATCGACCCGTGGGTGGTCGACTTCGGATCGCCCGATTCCGAAGAGGGGGGCTGGGATCGGACTCTCGCCGACCACATCATCGCGATCAGCGAGATCATCGACCACGTGCGGGCGCACACGGGCCGGGACGTCTACCTCTCCGGCTACTCGCAGGGCGGCATGTTCGCGTACCAGGCGGCGGCCTATCGCCGAAGCCGTGACATCGCCGGCCTGGTCACGTTCGGAAGTCCGGTCGACACGCTCGCCGGGCTGCCGTTCGGCATACCCGCCGGTTTCGCCACCGACGCGGCCGGTTTCCTCGCCGACCACGTCTTCAACCGCCTCGCGGTGTCGGGGTGGATGGCGCGCACCGGTTTTCAGCTCCTCGATCCCGTCAAGACCCTGAAGTCGCGACTCGACTTCCTTCGTCAGTTGCACGACAGGGAAGCGCTCCTGCCGCGGGAGCAGCAGCGACGATTCCTCGCAACCGACGGTTGGGTGGCGTGGTCCGGTCCCGCCGTCGCCGAGCTGCTCACACAATTCATCGTGCACAACCGCATGATGACCGGCGGGTTCGTGATCAAGGACCAGGTGGTCTCGCTCGCCGAACTGACCTGCCCGATCCTTGCGTTCGTCGGTGAGGTCGACGACATCGGTCAGCCGTTGGCGGTCCGCGGCATCCGCCGTGCCGCGCCGCGAGCGAACGTGTATGAATCCACTTTGAGGGCAGGTCATTTCGGCCTCGTGGTGGGGTCGTCGGCGGCGACCCACACGTGGCCCACTACCGGCAAGTGGGTGCTGTGGAACGAGGGGCTCGGAGCGCGGCCCGCCGACATCGATCTCATGCGCTACGACGAGCACTTCGGCAGTGAGTCCGGAGTCTCCATCAGCGACCGCATCATCCACACCGTGGCCTCGGTCGCCGAGGTCGGTGTCGGTGTCGGCAAGGGAATCAGCGACTTCGCGTCGGGCGCGCTGCGGGGAACCGTCGAGCTGTCCGGTGAGGCCACCCGCGCCCTGCCGCGGCTGGCACGGCTCGGGCAGATCCAGCCGCACACCCAGATTTCGCTCAGCCGACTGCTGGCCGAGCAGCGCCGGAAGGCACCGGGTGGCGAGTGCTTCCTCTTCGACAACCGCGTCCATACCTACGAGGCGGTCAACCAGCGGATCGACAACGTGGTGCGTGGCCTGATCCAGGCCGGTGTCCGCCCCGCCGCGCACGTCGGCGTCATGATGCAGACGCGCCCGAGCGCACTCGCCGCCATCGTCGCGCTGTCCCGTCTCGGTGCCGTCGCGGTTCTCCTGCCGCCGGGCCGCGAGGTCCATACCGCCCTCCGCATCGACGGTGTCGAGCGCGTCGTCACCGACCCCGAGAATCTGGACGCGGCGATCGCGACCGGCATGCAGGTGCTGGTACTGGGCGGCGGCGCCCAGCGTGACCTCGACGTACCCGCCTCGGCTGACGTCGTGGATCTCGAGAAGATCGATCCCGAAACCGTGACCCTGCCTGGCTGGTACCGGCCCGATCCCGGTCTGGCGCGCGAACTGGCGTTCATCATCTGCAGTGAGTCCAACGGACACTGGGAGACCAAGCAGATCACCAACTACCGGTGGGCGCTGTCCGCATTCGGGACGGCGTCCGCGGCCGATCTCGACCGCGGTGACACCGTGTACTGCCTTGCACCGCTCCACCATTCGTCGAGCCTGCTCGCCGCGATCGGTGGCGCGGTGGCGGGTGGCTCCCGGATCGCGCTGTCGCGCGGACTCGACCCCGAACGATTCGCCGAGGAAGTCCACCGGTACGGCGTGACGGTCGTCAGCTACACGTGGACGATGATGCGCGAGATCCTCGACGCGGATAACCTCGCGCTCGACGGCAGCCACCCCGTCCGGCTGTTCATCGGATCCGGTATGCCGCAGGGGTTGTGGCGCCGCACGACCGAGCGGTTCGCCCCGGCGAAGGTCCTCGAGTTCTACGCCTCGACGGAGGGCGACGTGGTACTCGCGAACGTCGCCGGCGCGAAGGTCGGGTCCAAGGGGCGCCCCCTTCCCGGGAGTGCGGAGGTGCGTCTCGCCGCCTACGACCCGATCGCCGGTCGGCTGTTGGAGGATCAGCAGGGATTCATCCGAGAATGCCTGGACGGCGAGGTGGGTCTGCTTCTCGGCAGGGCCGGCGTCCACGCGGAGATGTCCGGTGGAGCGATGCGGGGGATCTTCGCGGCGGGCGACGCGTGGATTCCGACGGAGAACCTCTTCCGTCGCGATGCCGATGGGGACTACTGGCTGGTCGATCACAGGAAGACCGTGATCGCCACACCGCGAGGACCGGTCTTCACGCAGCCGATCGTCGACGCACTCGGCGCCGTCGATCGCGTCGATCTCGCGGTCGCGTACGGCGTGGACGTGGGTGGTCGGACGCTGGCCGTCGCGGCGTTCACTGTGCGGGAGGGCCGGCCGCCGAGGCTCACCGAAATCGCCCAGGCCTTCGACGAGCTTCCCCTAGCGCTGCGACCCGACCTCGTCCAGGTGGTGGCGGACATCCCGCTGGGGTCCTCGTACCGTCCGAACGCCGAGGCCCTGAGCGCCGCCGGGCTTCCGAAACCGGGAACTCGTGTGTGGTACCTCGATCCGGGCTCGCAGCAGTACAAGCGGCTGACGAAGGCGGTCGCCGCGGAGTTCCAGGACGGGTCGGCCGGAGTGCCTGCCGGCGCGCGGTAA
- a CDS encoding Trm112 family protein produces the protein MVIDPTLLGILACPQDKGPLLLVGDELLYNPRLRRAYPIENGIPVLLIDEARDVGEDEHATLLARAAGEA, from the coding sequence GTGGTTATTGATCCGACATTGCTCGGCATTCTCGCGTGCCCGCAGGACAAGGGACCTCTGCTGTTGGTCGGAGACGAGTTGCTCTACAACCCTCGGCTCCGGCGGGCGTATCCCATCGAGAACGGGATTCCCGTCCTCCTCATCGACGAGGCGCGGGACGTCGGCGAGGACGAGCACGCCACGCTGCTCGCTAGGGCCGCCGGCGAGGCCTGA
- a CDS encoding TetR/AcrR family transcriptional regulator: MTDPATREEAATAQRTGRRPGNPDTRSRILATARKLFAQNGFDKTSVRSVAGGAGVDSALVHHYFGTKRQLFLASVDIPVDPTQVIAPVLAGPTDEIGRHLARAVLSVWESPHRPAVVAAFRSAMSGDEPTLIRTFLLEVVLRDLGPRVDEPPGTGMLRMQLVASQMAGVLVTRYVLEFEPLASLPVDDLVTIVAPTLQRYLTGDLPV; the protein is encoded by the coding sequence ATGACCGACCCCGCAACACGCGAAGAAGCGGCCACCGCCCAACGGACGGGACGCCGTCCCGGCAACCCGGACACACGATCGCGAATCCTGGCGACGGCCCGGAAACTGTTCGCACAGAACGGATTCGACAAGACGAGCGTACGATCCGTGGCCGGCGGGGCGGGCGTCGACTCCGCTTTGGTCCACCACTACTTCGGCACCAAGCGTCAGCTGTTCCTCGCCTCGGTGGACATCCCCGTCGACCCGACGCAGGTGATCGCGCCGGTGCTCGCCGGCCCTACCGACGAGATCGGACGCCATCTCGCGCGTGCCGTCCTCTCGGTCTGGGAGTCTCCGCACCGGCCCGCCGTCGTCGCGGCGTTCCGGTCTGCGATGTCGGGAGACGAACCCACTCTGATCCGGACGTTCCTGCTGGAGGTCGTGCTCCGAGACCTCGGCCCGCGGGTCGACGAACCGCCTGGAACCGGGATGCTGCGCATGCAACTGGTGGCATCCCAGATGGCGGGTGTCCTGGTGACGCGGTACGTCCTCGAATTCGAGCCACTCGCGTCGCTGCCCGTCGACGACCTGGTCACGATCGTCGCTCCGACGTTGCAGCGCTACCTCACCGGCGATCTGCCGGTGTGA